The genomic region ACGTCTCCGCCACAAAGAAGGGCTGAGAGAGGAAGCGCTGGATCTTGCGCGCCCGCGCCACCGCCAGTTTATCCTCTTCAGAGAGCTCGTCCATGCCCAGAATCGCGATGATGTCCTTGAGCTCCTTGTAACGCTGCAGCGTACTCTGTATCGCCCGGGCGGTGTCATAGTGCTCCTGCCCGATAACCAGCGGGTCCAGCTGCCGACTGGTGGAATCCAGGGGGTCCACGGCAGGATAGATGCCGAGTTCCGCGATCTGGCGCGAGAGCACCACGGTGGCATCCAGATGCGCGAAGGTAGTCGCGGGTGACGGGTCGGTAATGTCATCGGCAGGCACGTACACCGCCTGGATGGAGGTAATCGAGCCGGTCTTGGTGGAGGTGATGCGCTCCTGCAACACGCCCATCTCCTCGGCCAGCGTGGGCTGGTAGCCCACCGCCGAAGGCATACGCCCGAGCAGCGCCGAGACCTCGGTCCCCGCGAGGGTGTAGCGGTAGATGTTGTCGATGAACAACAACACATCGCGGCCCTCATCTCGGAAGAACTCCGCCATCGTCAGGCCGGTAAGCGCGACCCGCAGGCGGTTGCCCGGCGGTTCGTTCATCTGCCCGTAGACGAGCGCCACCTGATCAAGGACGCCCGCATCCTTCATCTCGTGATAGAAGTCGTTGCCCTCGCGAGTACGCTCGCCGACCCCGGCAAACACCGAGTAGCCGCTGTGCTCGCTGGCGATGTTGCGGATCAACTCCATCAGCATAACGGTCTTACCCACGCCCGCGCCGCCGAACAATCCCACCTTGCCACCCTTGACGAATGGGCAGATGAGATCGATAACCTTGATGCCGGTCTCCAGCAGTTCTACGGTCGCCGCCTGATCTGCGTAGCTGGGCGGAGAACGGTGTATGGGCCAACGTTGCTCCGCGTCCACCGGACCTCGCTCATCTACCGGCTCGCCGAGCACGTTCATGATCCGCCCCAGCGTCTTCTGGCCCACCGGCACCGAGATCGGCGCGCCGGTATTGTGGGCCGGCAGACCGCGTTTCAGTCCGTCAGTGGAACCCATCGCAATGGTCCGCACAACTCCATCGCCGAGTTGCTGCTGCACCTCAAGGATCAGATCTGCCTCGTCGATGCGCAGCGCATCGTATATTTTTGGCACTGTTTCGCGCGGAAATTCCACATCCACCACGGCACCGATGATCTGGACGACGTTCCCGGTGTTCATTGTTTCATCCCCTCAAAATCACTTTCAGTTTCAGGCTTCCGGTCTCCATCATGTAGGGCGGAAACCCGAAGCCTGAAACCGCCGAACCGCGCGCAGCGTCCTTATACGGCCGCCGCGCCCCCGACGATCTCCGCCAACTCCTGAGTAATGGTAGCCTGACGCTCCTTGTTATAAGCGAGCTGCAGGTCGTCGATCAGCGTCGCGGCGTTGTCCGATGCGCTCTTCATGGCAATCATGCGCGCCGCCTGCTCGCAGGCGATGTTCTCCACCACGCCCTGGTAC from Chromatiales bacterium 21-64-14 harbors:
- a CDS encoding F0F1 ATP synthase subunit beta, which gives rise to MNTGNVVQIIGAVVDVEFPRETVPKIYDALRIDEADLILEVQQQLGDGVVRTIAMGSTDGLKRGLPAHNTGAPISVPVGQKTLGRIMNVLGEPVDERGPVDAEQRWPIHRSPPSYADQAATVELLETGIKVIDLICPFVKGGKVGLFGGAGVGKTVMLMELIRNIASEHSGYSVFAGVGERTREGNDFYHEMKDAGVLDQVALVYGQMNEPPGNRLRVALTGLTMAEFFRDEGRDVLLFIDNIYRYTLAGTEVSALLGRMPSAVGYQPTLAEEMGVLQERITSTKTGSITSIQAVYVPADDITDPSPATTFAHLDATVVLSRQIAELGIYPAVDPLDSTSRQLDPLVIGQEHYDTARAIQSTLQRYKELKDIIAILGMDELSEEDKLAVARARKIQRFLSQPFFVAETFTGSPGKYVSLKESIRGFKAIVNGEYDHLPEQAFYMVGTIDEAAEKAKGL